The following proteins are encoded in a genomic region of Dyadobacter sp. UC 10:
- the xerD gene encoding site-specific tyrosine recombinase XerD, with amino-acid sequence MWQSYIKHFKNYLRLERSLSGNSVEAYVRDVEKLEEFLSLAKIDLPPARIEETHLTAFLKYLAEMGLAAHSQARMLSGIKAFFKYLLLENEIQEDPTELLESPRLPRKLPDVLSYEEIEEMIAAIDHSTPEGTRNRAIIEVLYSSGLRVSELTGLLLTHCYFDIGFLRILGKGDKVRLVPIGKEAIKYTQLYLEHVRNQIAPDKDSGDIVFLNRRGGQLSRVMIFLMIKDIAEKAGIHKTVSPHTFRHSFATHLIEGGASLRAVQEMLGHESITTTEIYTHLDRDYLKQIITEFHPRG; translated from the coding sequence ATGTGGCAAAGCTACATCAAACATTTCAAAAATTATCTGCGCCTCGAACGCTCGTTATCCGGCAATTCGGTGGAGGCTTACGTACGCGATGTGGAAAAGCTGGAAGAGTTTCTGTCGCTGGCAAAAATTGACCTTCCTCCCGCCCGGATTGAAGAAACCCACCTCACCGCATTCCTGAAATACCTGGCTGAAATGGGGCTCGCTGCGCATTCCCAGGCGCGCATGCTATCGGGGATAAAGGCTTTTTTCAAATACCTGTTGCTTGAAAACGAGATTCAGGAAGATCCTACCGAGCTCCTCGAATCCCCGCGCCTTCCCAGGAAACTACCCGATGTGCTTTCTTACGAAGAAATAGAGGAGATGATAGCAGCAATCGACCATTCCACCCCGGAAGGAACTCGAAACCGTGCGATTATTGAAGTTTTATATAGCTCGGGATTGCGTGTATCAGAGCTCACAGGGCTTTTACTAACACATTGTTATTTCGATATTGGCTTTTTAAGGATTCTGGGGAAAGGTGACAAAGTCAGACTGGTGCCGATCGGGAAAGAAGCGATCAAATACACACAGCTCTATCTGGAGCACGTACGGAACCAGATTGCGCCGGATAAGGACAGCGGAGATATTGTTTTTTTAAACCGCCGCGGCGGACAATTGTCGCGTGTCATGATTTTTCTGATGATCAAAGACATTGCTGAAAAAGCGGGGATTCATAAGACCGTCAGCCCGCATACTTTCAGGCATTCTTTCGCCACCCATTTAATAGAAGGCGGGGCAAGCCTGCGGGCTGTACAGGAAATGCTGGGCCACGAATCAATCACGACAACTGAGATATACACCCACCTCGACAGGGACTATTTGAAACAGATTATTA
- the aroQ gene encoding type II 3-dehydroquinate dehydratase, whose translation MKKILILNGPNLNLLGKREPTVYGNQSFEDYFSTLKNAFPEIELHYFQSNHEGALIDKIHEAGFTFDGIIINAGGLTHTSIALADALSAVTTPALEVHISNIHAREAFRHHSYLTSRCKGMICGLGLKGYELAVRYFND comes from the coding sequence ATGAAAAAAATATTGATACTGAATGGTCCTAATTTAAATCTTTTGGGCAAACGCGAGCCCACTGTTTATGGCAACCAGTCATTTGAAGATTATTTTTCAACGTTGAAAAACGCATTTCCCGAAATAGAGCTGCACTACTTCCAGTCTAATCACGAAGGTGCGCTGATCGACAAAATTCACGAGGCAGGATTTACATTCGACGGGATCATTATCAATGCAGGTGGCTTAACGCATACTTCCATTGCGCTCGCAGACGCACTTTCGGCAGTGACGACACCAGCCTTGGAGGTTCACATTTCCAATATCCACGCCCGCGAAGCCTTCCGTCATCACAGCTACCTTACCTCCCGCTGCAAAGGGATGATCTGCGGGCTGGGGTTGAAAGGTTATGAGTTGGCGGTGAGGTATTTCAATGACTGA
- a CDS encoding M14 family zinc carboxypeptidase, with translation MLKTIRTFLLVLSLHPLFAQTTPPEQHLGFPLGSKFAFHSQILQYFTLLQAQNPDRTKLVQYGTTNEGRPLMIAFVSSPENIGKLEAIRLNHLKSIGLIEGKPDASVPPIVWLSYNVHGNESVSANTSMRVLYELLNKQNPLTQEFLKNMVIMIDPCINPDGYERYTQWYNRVQNAVPDVTPFALEHDEPWPGGRFNHYLFDLNRDWAWQTQKETQERIVLYNQWMPHFHADFHEMGSSRSYYFPPAARPFHKDITAWQRQFNDIIGEYCKKYFDKNNWTYFTKYNYDLFYPSYGDTWPTVNGAVGVTYEQGGGGRAGLGIERKEEHDTLTLSDRIAHHYATSLATLEAVLSQKEKMVSEFIKFHESATKAPLGNFKTYLVKTNGREERIRSFGSWLDKQGIAYGIAGKSMNTKGTELTNSSEESVKIENNDLIISAYQPKSNLLRVLFEPKPVLEDSVTYDVTSWGLSYIFGLKAYGLKEKLVPAKYSAETIKNTVPGFPVYAYVAQWSEVADVVFLAELLKNGFLVKTSNIPFEIEHVSFGAGALIITKKGNERADFDKQVTTIATKHFVKLTPVKTGMVTSGADFGDDHVPAINAPKVVAVSGEGISPTSFGAVWHYFEKQINYPVTIVNATRLLTLPWSEIEVLILPDGKYGDIIGEKQLEAMHNWIKAGGRLIAMESATDAFLNKPGFNLSRKYSEKKKDADFFKKYGDQEREGASDSSPGSMFQLTMDDTHPLSFGCGKTYTTIVRDAYEREFLRDGWNVGYLTEAGYKAGFVGNKMTGKLKNTLILGVQEIGDGKIIYMMDDPVFRAMLYEGKILFANAVFR, from the coding sequence ATGCTAAAAACTATCCGCACGTTCCTGCTAGTGCTTTCCCTTCATCCACTGTTTGCTCAAACTACACCCCCAGAACAACACCTTGGCTTCCCGCTTGGCTCCAAATTCGCCTTTCACAGCCAGATACTGCAATATTTCACCCTGCTGCAAGCCCAGAATCCAGACCGGACAAAACTTGTACAATATGGCACCACCAATGAAGGCCGGCCGCTGATGATCGCATTCGTTTCTTCTCCCGAAAACATAGGTAAACTTGAAGCGATCCGTCTAAACCACTTGAAAAGCATTGGTCTTATAGAAGGGAAACCCGATGCCAGCGTACCTCCGATCGTTTGGTTAAGCTATAATGTGCACGGGAACGAATCTGTTTCAGCCAATACCAGCATGCGGGTATTATATGAGCTGCTCAACAAGCAAAATCCGCTCACCCAGGAATTTTTGAAAAATATGGTGATCATGATCGATCCGTGTATCAATCCGGACGGTTACGAGCGCTATACGCAATGGTACAACCGCGTACAAAACGCAGTACCGGACGTGACGCCTTTTGCATTGGAGCACGACGAACCCTGGCCGGGCGGCAGGTTCAATCACTATCTGTTCGATCTGAATCGCGACTGGGCCTGGCAGACGCAAAAAGAAACCCAGGAACGGATAGTGCTTTACAATCAATGGATGCCACATTTTCATGCTGATTTTCACGAAATGGGCAGTTCCAGGAGTTATTATTTCCCGCCGGCGGCCAGGCCTTTTCACAAAGATATCACCGCATGGCAGCGCCAGTTCAATGACATTATAGGTGAGTATTGCAAAAAGTATTTTGATAAAAACAACTGGACATATTTTACCAAATACAACTACGATCTCTTTTACCCGAGCTACGGCGATACCTGGCCTACTGTGAACGGAGCAGTAGGAGTGACTTATGAGCAAGGTGGCGGAGGTCGGGCCGGACTCGGTATAGAGAGAAAAGAAGAGCACGATACACTTACCCTTAGCGACCGTATTGCGCATCACTATGCAACCAGTTTGGCTACTTTGGAGGCAGTCCTTTCTCAAAAAGAAAAGATGGTATCTGAATTCATCAAATTTCATGAAAGCGCGACTAAGGCGCCGCTGGGTAATTTTAAAACCTATTTAGTCAAAACAAATGGCCGGGAAGAACGGATCAGGTCGTTTGGTAGCTGGCTTGACAAGCAGGGCATTGCTTATGGAATTGCAGGAAAGTCAATGAATACGAAGGGCACGGAGCTTACCAATTCCTCCGAAGAGTCCGTCAAAATAGAAAACAATGATTTGATTATCAGCGCATATCAACCTAAATCCAATCTATTAAGGGTCCTATTCGAACCGAAACCTGTTTTGGAAGATTCGGTAACTTACGATGTCACAAGCTGGGGATTGTCTTATATTTTCGGATTAAAAGCTTACGGCCTGAAAGAGAAGCTGGTACCTGCGAAATATTCGGCAGAAACTATAAAAAATACAGTACCGGGTTTCCCGGTGTACGCATACGTCGCACAATGGTCCGAGGTAGCCGATGTCGTTTTTCTCGCTGAGTTACTTAAAAATGGCTTTTTAGTCAAAACTTCTAATATCCCTTTCGAGATTGAGCATGTATCTTTCGGCGCAGGTGCGCTGATCATTACAAAAAAAGGGAATGAACGGGCCGATTTCGACAAGCAGGTTACCACAATTGCCACCAAACATTTCGTCAAACTTACGCCGGTCAAAACTGGTATGGTAACATCCGGTGCAGATTTTGGCGATGATCACGTTCCCGCTATCAATGCGCCAAAAGTGGTTGCAGTGAGTGGTGAGGGAATTTCACCCACCTCTTTCGGGGCAGTCTGGCACTACTTTGAAAAGCAAATCAATTACCCTGTAACAATCGTCAATGCGACAAGATTACTCACATTGCCGTGGAGTGAAATAGAAGTATTAATATTACCTGACGGAAAGTACGGCGATATTATCGGTGAAAAACAGCTCGAAGCAATGCACAACTGGATTAAAGCCGGGGGTAGACTCATCGCAATGGAAAGCGCTACGGACGCTTTTTTAAACAAACCCGGCTTTAACCTGAGCAGAAAATACTCAGAAAAGAAAAAGGACGCCGATTTTTTCAAAAAGTACGGAGATCAGGAGCGAGAAGGAGCCAGCGATTCGTCTCCTGGAAGCATGTTCCAGCTCACCATGGACGATACGCATCCGCTGTCATTCGGTTGCGGCAAAACTTACACAACGATCGTCAGGGACGCATACGAGCGAGAGTTTCTTCGCGATGGCTGGAACGTCGGATATCTGACAGAAGCCGGCTATAAAGCTGGTTTTGTAGGAAACAAAATGACAGGCAAACTAAAAAACACCCTCATTCTTGGCGTACAGGAAATAGGCGACGGAAAGATTATCTACATGATGGACGATCCCGTCTTCCGCGCCATGCTTTATGAGGGAAAGATCCTGTTTGCAAATGCGGTTTTCAGGTAG
- a CDS encoding ISAon1 family transposase N-terminal region protein, which yields MEKSSDLLHVYVEEKNYSESDSSKQFLLSKGFLPEITIQDFPIRDRRVFLHVKRRRWLNTRTGKIEQRNWAEVADGTRMTKEFALFLKEIDGFVPPQYQ from the coding sequence GTGGAGAAATCATCGGATTTGCTCCATGTTTATGTAGAAGAGAAAAATTATTCAGAGTCCGACAGCTCCAAGCAGTTTCTCTTATCGAAAGGCTTCCTGCCAGAAATTACGATCCAGGATTTCCCCATCCGTGATAGACGTGTTTTCCTGCATGTCAAGCGTCGCCGCTGGCTTAATACCCGCACGGGGAAGATAGAACAACGAAATTGGGCAGAGGTTGCCGATGGTACGCGAATGACGAAAGAATTCGCGCTTTTTTTAAAGGAGATTGACGGATTTGTTCCCCCACAGTACCAGTAA
- a CDS encoding ISAon1 family transposase, giving the protein MFPHSTSNIARLYGVNGKRLSRQYRTHLSDFQSWNQRPHACKWLLYPENLGSHLSIDETSLSQGELYTILTNKAAKGGKGSIVAIVAGTKAETVIEVIGKIPESQRKKVTEITLDMASSMTMIAKRCFPRAVRVTDRFHVQRLAVEALQEIRIKHRWDALDQENDAIEQAKASQTEYQPEILANGDTVKQLLARSRYALYKKPGTWTDSQRERAQLLFERFPDLKKAYELALELSNIFTNTSEKIYGLTRLAKWHEKVRQSGFKAFNTVARSIESHYKTIVNYFDNRSTNASAESFNAKIKAFRAQFRGVRNVEFFLYRLTKLYA; this is encoded by the coding sequence TTGTTCCCCCACAGTACCAGTAATATTGCCCGCCTTTATGGGGTTAATGGTAAACGTCTCTCGCGTCAATATCGCACTCATTTAAGTGATTTTCAGAGCTGGAACCAGCGTCCTCATGCCTGTAAATGGCTTTTATATCCTGAAAATCTGGGTTCACATCTTTCTATTGATGAAACGAGCCTCTCTCAGGGTGAACTGTATACTATTCTTACAAACAAAGCAGCCAAGGGCGGTAAAGGAAGTATCGTAGCAATCGTAGCGGGAACAAAGGCCGAAACCGTTATTGAGGTCATTGGCAAAATCCCTGAATCGCAACGTAAAAAAGTTACAGAAATAACTCTGGACATGGCCAGTAGCATGACTATGATCGCCAAGCGTTGTTTCCCGCGGGCAGTGCGCGTCACTGACCGCTTCCATGTACAAAGATTGGCAGTCGAAGCCCTTCAGGAAATCCGCATCAAACACCGATGGGATGCGTTGGACCAGGAAAACGATGCCATTGAGCAGGCAAAGGCTTCTCAGACAGAGTATCAACCAGAAATATTAGCTAACGGTGATACCGTCAAACAACTACTGGCTCGCAGCAGATACGCACTTTACAAAAAGCCCGGTACCTGGACTGATAGCCAACGAGAAAGAGCACAACTTCTCTTCGAACGCTTCCCCGACCTTAAAAAGGCATACGAGCTGGCGCTGGAGCTAAGTAATATCTTCACAAACACATCTGAAAAGATATACGGGTTGACCAGGCTTGCCAAGTGGCACGAAAAGGTCAGACAATCCGGATTTAAAGCATTCAATACAGTAGCCCGCTCGATTGAGAGCCATTACAAGACCATTGTCAATTATTTTGATAACCGCAGCACCAACGCTTCGGCAGAATCATTCAATGCAAAGATCAAAGCGTTCAGAGCTCAGTTCCGAGGCGTTCGAAACGTCGAGTTCTTCCTTTACCGCCTTACTAAGTTATATGCTTAA
- a CDS encoding ISAon1 family transposase N-terminal region protein produces MESFLPLIELILPDFIIENYLLTHVEKSEERYHVYLEEKNYPEADPIKADLLSKGYFPTITLQDFPIRGHKVFLHIKRRRWLNTKTGKVVHRDWTEVAEGTRMTIEFADFLKEIGGYEG; encoded by the coding sequence TTGGAGAGTTTCCTGCCGCTTATCGAGTTAATCTTACCGGATTTTATAATTGAGAATTACTTACTGACCCATGTAGAGAAGTCAGAGGAACGTTATCACGTCTATTTGGAAGAGAAAAATTATCCAGAAGCTGATCCAATAAAGGCAGACTTGCTCTCCAAAGGTTATTTCCCCACCATTACCCTGCAGGATTTCCCAATTCGGGGCCACAAGGTATTCCTTCATATTAAACGTCGTAGGTGGCTCAATACCAAGACTGGCAAAGTTGTCCATAGAGACTGGACAGAAGTAGCAGAAGGCACGCGAATGACTATTGAATTCGCGGATTTTTTAAAAGAAATTGGTGGATACGAGGGCTAA
- a CDS encoding ISAon1 family transposase: protein MDTRANDIWSIGRFYGVDGRALLRQYRDFQSGFKDWKQRGHAKKWLLYPENLGSHLSIDETSLSHGELYTILTNKSAKGGRGSIVAIVAGTKAEAVIEVLRKIPEPLRKKVSEITLDMAGSMSLIAKRCFPRAVRVTDRFHVQRLAVDALQDIRIKHRWEVLDQESDAIEQAKMSQNEYHPEILSNGDTIKQLLARSRYALYKKPNTWTDSQKERALLLFERFPDLKKAYELTIGLSNIFTTTTEKIYGLTRLAKWHEKVRQSGFKSFNTVARSIENHYKTIVNYFDNRSTNASAESFNAKIKAFRAQFRGVRNVEFFLYRLTQLYA from the coding sequence GTGGATACGAGGGCTAATGATATTTGGAGCATTGGTCGTTTCTATGGCGTTGATGGTAGGGCTTTGCTACGGCAGTATCGTGATTTTCAGAGTGGATTTAAAGATTGGAAGCAAAGAGGTCATGCAAAAAAATGGCTCTTGTATCCCGAAAACCTAGGATCTCATCTATCGATCGACGAAACCAGTCTTTCGCACGGCGAATTGTATACAATCCTTACCAATAAATCTGCCAAAGGTGGCCGTGGCAGCATTGTAGCAATAGTGGCTGGAACTAAGGCAGAAGCAGTGATTGAAGTACTTCGCAAAATCCCGGAACCACTGCGGAAGAAAGTGTCAGAAATCACCCTGGACATGGCGGGCAGTATGTCCTTGATTGCCAAGCGATGCTTTCCACGGGCGGTGCGAGTGACTGACCGTTTCCATGTTCAAAGACTCGCAGTTGATGCCCTCCAAGATATCCGGATCAAACATCGCTGGGAAGTCCTGGATCAGGAAAGCGATGCTATTGAGCAGGCTAAAATGTCTCAGAATGAATATCATCCAGAGATATTATCTAATGGCGACACCATTAAACAGCTACTGGCTCGAAGCAGGTACGCGCTATACAAAAAGCCCAATACCTGGACAGACAGCCAAAAAGAACGCGCCCTGCTTCTTTTTGAACGCTTCCCCGATTTGAAAAAAGCGTACGAGCTAACGATAGGGCTCAGTAACATCTTCACGACTACAACGGAAAAAATATATGGGTTGACCAGATTAGCCAAATGGCATGAAAAGGTCCGGCAATCTGGCTTCAAGTCATTCAATACCGTAGCCCGCTCGATTGAAAACCACTATAAGACAATCGTTAATTACTTTGATAACCGCAGCACTAACGCATCTGCCGAATCCTTCAACGCGAAAATCAAAGCGTTCAGAGCACAGTTCAGAGGGGTAAGAAACGTTGAGTTCTTCCTGTATCGCCTTACTCAATTATATGCTTAA
- a CDS encoding T9SS type A sorting domain-containing protein, with the protein MNFLLKLVFAAGCVSPVVAASNDDSRVLPFDTDKVLVESGDRINNPYALADKPFTIATEAPNRVAAPAAAAVLCGGETWVHGDLLGRTNDDQPVYTHIVENRVYLNWNGKIESNIDIIYNLKGGRYPHNSTNEAIIKGCINRPDPSTAPQNLLGTTGDGRITCNGHVMDNLGLLGVFVQDGRSTYQYTKYVNGKLYVMIKQGIDDERTTNYNMSLMPETINKEHGSYMASKWDGVFTRVMLDGCYWPGDVKTGTIVNQNNCESGPTLSGITNITQTALRFTFTGNGISTVKWRIESGNTELRSGTTADLAGGKTVNINFNSLAPGNYSLEIEGASCTSTISRRDFTINEPVVTIPDCVNGPAVSSFSSITPQSMTVNFGGDNLRTFSWRILQGSYAVASGATGKLGGNSAPVTFNYLKNGTYTFEMRALDCKAPAVATRNFSVSATDTRTACPKGPTMQSLISSGDTRVEFLFDGEGIYAIDWKILNDQNVAVRQNRVAPQNNHPIVDYAKLPNGVYTMQIQGGLCKSTATAERFSIGVPLPIYVSHFKGEVVEKGVELSWEVVSEQDGKEFEILRYDDKLKNEEVLGTVSLTDQRTGWYKFVDESPLLGNNYYQLKQIDIDGTFTKSKVISVNPGIIQGTVVAPNPAQDYVDIQFSSRSAGQTEVLIYNAAGVNVGSSPIRISEGKNVHRINVKRLVSGSYFMKISHSGQISSLRFTKLD; encoded by the coding sequence ATGAATTTTCTACTAAAACTTGTTTTTGCAGCAGGGTGTGTCAGCCCGGTTGTGGCGGCTTCGAATGATGACAGTAGAGTTTTGCCTTTTGACACCGACAAGGTGCTGGTGGAGAGCGGGGACAGGATTAATAATCCCTATGCGCTAGCCGACAAGCCATTTACAATAGCAACCGAGGCTCCCAACAGAGTGGCTGCGCCGGCTGCTGCTGCCGTATTGTGCGGTGGCGAAACGTGGGTTCATGGGGATTTGCTGGGAAGGACAAACGATGACCAGCCGGTTTATACCCATATTGTTGAAAATCGGGTCTACCTTAATTGGAATGGTAAAATAGAAAGCAATATTGATATTATCTACAACCTAAAAGGAGGCAGATACCCGCATAATTCCACAAACGAAGCGATTATAAAGGGCTGTATCAACAGGCCAGACCCGAGTACTGCGCCGCAGAACCTGCTGGGTACCACCGGCGACGGAAGAATCACCTGCAACGGACATGTAATGGATAATCTGGGTTTGCTGGGAGTTTTCGTGCAGGATGGCAGGTCAACCTATCAATATACGAAGTACGTAAATGGAAAGTTGTATGTAATGATCAAGCAAGGTATTGATGATGAGCGTACTACTAACTACAATATGAGCCTGATGCCGGAGACGATCAACAAGGAGCATGGTAGTTACATGGCCTCAAAATGGGATGGTGTGTTTACAAGAGTAATGCTGGATGGTTGCTATTGGCCTGGCGATGTCAAAACCGGGACTATCGTTAATCAGAATAATTGCGAATCAGGGCCGACTTTGTCAGGAATCACAAACATCACTCAAACTGCATTGCGCTTCACATTCACCGGCAATGGGATCAGTACTGTGAAATGGAGAATTGAATCGGGCAATACCGAATTGCGTTCAGGCACTACCGCTGATCTTGCTGGCGGTAAAACTGTCAATATCAATTTCAACTCTCTGGCCCCGGGTAATTATTCGCTTGAAATTGAAGGCGCAAGTTGCACTTCTACAATTTCCAGAAGAGATTTCACAATCAATGAGCCGGTTGTAACTATCCCTGACTGCGTGAACGGACCTGCGGTTTCATCGTTCAGTTCCATCACGCCACAAAGTATGACGGTAAATTTCGGCGGCGATAACCTGCGGACTTTTTCATGGCGTATTTTACAAGGTTCTTATGCAGTAGCTAGCGGCGCGACAGGTAAGCTGGGTGGAAATTCTGCTCCGGTAACATTCAATTATCTGAAAAACGGTACATATACTTTCGAAATGAGGGCTTTGGATTGCAAGGCACCAGCTGTTGCCACAAGAAATTTTTCGGTGTCTGCTACTGATACCCGCACAGCTTGTCCGAAAGGGCCGACCATGCAATCTCTGATAAGCTCAGGTGATACACGGGTAGAATTCCTTTTTGATGGAGAAGGCATTTATGCGATCGACTGGAAGATTTTGAATGATCAGAATGTCGCTGTTCGTCAGAACCGGGTAGCTCCGCAAAATAATCACCCGATTGTCGATTATGCCAAACTGCCGAATGGTGTTTATACAATGCAAATTCAAGGCGGATTGTGTAAATCGACTGCTACTGCTGAGCGTTTCAGCATTGGTGTTCCGCTGCCTATTTACGTCTCACACTTCAAAGGTGAAGTTGTTGAAAAAGGTGTTGAGCTTTCGTGGGAAGTGGTTTCAGAGCAGGACGGAAAAGAGTTTGAAATACTCCGTTATGACGATAAATTGAAAAATGAAGAAGTACTTGGTACCGTTTCCCTGACTGACCAGCGCACTGGATGGTACAAGTTTGTAGATGAAAGCCCGCTACTCGGCAATAATTATTACCAGTTGAAGCAAATCGATATCGATGGTACTTTCACAAAAAGCAAAGTCATTTCGGTTAATCCCGGTATAATTCAGGGAACGGTGGTAGCACCAAACCCTGCGCAGGATTATGTGGATATCCAGTTTTCTTCACGCTCAGCCGGTCAAACGGAAGTGTTGATCTATAATGCGGCCGGCGTGAACGTTGGCTCATCCCCGATCAGGATTTCGGAAGGTAAAAACGTGCATCGCATCAACGTAAAGAGATTGGTTTCAGGAAGCTACTTCATGAAAATCTCTCACAGCGGTCAAATTTCAAGTTTGCGTTTTACTAAGCTGGATTGA
- a CDS encoding helix-turn-helix domain-containing protein — protein sequence MGLFDFNRVVKLRTFLQLSETQFAKRIGMAQATYHRFEKGTASLNADAIGEIVRIFNVDPFWLLLGVGGAEPIFSETKELSNHINISKDEFIELQRKALRQEDRIRELEQIVAQIKK from the coding sequence ATGGGATTGTTTGATTTTAACAGAGTCGTAAAACTCAGGACTTTTCTACAACTAAGTGAGACCCAATTCGCTAAAAGAATAGGTATGGCGCAGGCTACATACCATAGATTTGAAAAAGGTACTGCGAGTCTAAATGCAGATGCTATCGGAGAAATTGTTCGAATCTTCAATGTTGACCCTTTTTGGCTGCTATTAGGTGTAGGAGGCGCAGAGCCTATTTTTTCAGAGACGAAAGAACTTTCTAATCATATTAATATCAGCAAAGACGAATTCATTGAATTGCAGCGAAAGGCATTGCGGCAGGAGGATAGGATTAGGGAGTTGGAACAAATAGTCGCTCAAATCAAAAAATAA
- a CDS encoding type II toxin-antitoxin system HicA family toxin: MNAKQLIKLLEESGWQEVRCKGSHRIFKHREIPATIPVACHGSKDIPIGTLNKILKMSGLK; the protein is encoded by the coding sequence ATGAATGCTAAGCAGCTAATCAAATTGCTGGAAGAAAGCGGTTGGCAGGAAGTGAGATGCAAGGGAAGTCATCGGATTTTCAAACATCGGGAAATTCCCGCAACGATTCCAGTTGCATGCCATGGGAGTAAAGATATTCCTATTGGGACACTTAACAAGATCCTGAAAATGTCGGGCTTAAAATGA
- a CDS encoding helix-turn-helix domain-containing protein, translating to MKLSIIIEKGDDELWGRIENIPDYLPVTSGKVLDEVTDNLKELLEDFLIADGKTYDEWRSINIEDIEFEYVYDLSAFFEIFDDVKVGALAKRAGINPSLVRHYVAGTKYPSAAQTKKIEVAVHELGEKLREVVLA from the coding sequence ATGAAACTATCAATTATAATAGAAAAGGGCGACGATGAACTTTGGGGTCGCATTGAAAACATCCCCGATTATCTTCCTGTTACAAGTGGGAAAGTGCTGGACGAAGTTACTGATAACCTGAAAGAGTTGCTGGAAGACTTTCTTATCGCTGATGGGAAAACCTACGATGAATGGCGCTCTATCAATATTGAGGATATTGAGTTTGAATATGTGTACGATCTGAGCGCTTTTTTCGAAATTTTCGATGATGTAAAGGTTGGCGCACTCGCAAAGCGAGCCGGTATAAATCCTTCGCTTGTAAGACACTATGTTGCCGGTACAAAGTATCCGTCGGCCGCCCAGACAAAGAAAATAGAAGTCGCTGTTCACGAACTCGGTGAAAAACTGAGGGAAGTTGTTTTGGCTTAA